One region of Fragaria vesca subsp. vesca linkage group LG4, FraVesHawaii_1.0, whole genome shotgun sequence genomic DNA includes:
- the LOC101299183 gene encoding ADP-ribosylation factor 2-like, whose product MGLSFTKLLSRLFAKKEMRILMVGLDAAGKTTILYKLKLGEIVTTIPTIGFNVETVEYKNISFTVWDVGGQDKIRPLWRHYFQNTQGLIFVVDSNDRDRAVEARDEVHRMLNEDELRDAVLLVFANKQDLPNAMNADEITDKLGLHSLRQRHWYIQSTCATSGEGLYEGLDWLSNNIANKKNSRLSGLDWFGGDGCPGQCILSNGSLNRIWWVKATVRTQRLADIGFKMDLAGDRTDSYGQSIGFLFRFDTD is encoded by the exons ATGGGGCTGTCGTTCACCAAACTTCTCAGCAGACTGTTTGCTAAGAAAGAGATGCGTATTCTTATGGTGGGTCTTGATGCGGCCGGTAAGACCACCATTTTGTATAAGCTGAAGTTAGGCGAAATCGTTACCACCATTCCTACCATTG GATTTAATGTGGAAACAGTGGAATACAAAAACATCAGCTTCACTGTGTGGGATGTTGGGGGTCAAGATAAG ATTCGACCTCTGTGGAGACACTACTTCCAAAACACACAAGGGCTTATCTTTGTGGTTGACAGCAATGACCGAGATCGTGCTGTTGAGGCTAGAGATGAGGTGCACAGGATGTTGAATGAG GACGAGTTGAGGGATGCTGTGCTTCTTGTCTTTGCAAACAAGCAAGATCTTCCAAATGCCATGAATGCTGATGAAATCACCGATAAGCTTGGCCTTCATTCTCTTCGACAACGCCACTG GTATATCCAGAGTACATGTGCCACTTCCGGTGAAGGCTTGTATGAGGGATTAGACTGGCTTTCAAACAACATTGCTAACAAG AAAAATAGCAGGCTATCAG GATTGGACTGGTTTGGTGGTGATGGCTGCCCAGGGCAATGTATATTATCAAACGGTTCACTAAATCG GATTTGGTGGGTGAAGGCTACAGTCCGTACACAAAGATTAGCAGACATCGGCTTTAAAATG GATTTGGCTGGTGACCGTACAGATAGCTATGGACAGAGTATCGGCTTTCTTTTTCGGTTTGATACGGATTAA
- the LOC101292989 gene encoding TATA-box-binding protein 2-like, which translates to MMETQQPSASEIVPTIQNVISTVNLGCKLDLHQITVQAQNAEYNPKRLHSVIMRTREPKATVLIFASGKMVCTGAKSEAESELAARKCVRTILKMGFDAKFNDFKIQNMVANCDVRFPIRLEGLAYANPQCTSYEPELFPGLRYRMKEPKITLLVFASGKLVITGAKRREDIHKAFEVIYPALGEFKKVCYSSIAS; encoded by the coding sequence ATGATGGAAACCCAGCAACCCTCTGCAAGCGAAATCGTTCCCACTATTCAGAACGTGATCTCTACGGTTAACCTGGGCTGCAAGTTAGATCTTCATCAAATCACTGTGCAGGCTCAAAACGCAGAATACAATCCCAAGCGTTTGCATTCCGTGATAATGAGAACGAGAGAGCCAAAGGCCACAGTTTTGATCTTCGCCTCTGGGAAAATGGTGTGCACTGGTGCCAAAAGCGAAGCCGAGTCGGAACTGGCAGCTAGGAAGTGTGTACGAACCATCCTGAAGATGGGTTTCGACGCCAAGTTTAATGATTTCAAGATCCAGAACATGGTTGCAAACTGTGATGTCAGATTTCCGATCAGACTTGAAGGTTTGGCTTATGCAAACCCCCAGTGTACGAGTTATGAGCCGGAACTTTTTCCAGGCTTGAGGTACCGCATGAAGGAACCCAAGATTACTCTTCTTGTATTCGCGTCGGGGAAACTAGTCATCACAGGTGCAAAGCGCAGAGAAGACATCCATAAGGCCTTTGAGGTCATATACCCTGCCCTTGGAGAGTTTAAGAAAGTATGCTATAGCAGTATAGCTAGCTAG
- the LOC101293289 gene encoding solute carrier family 25 member 44-like, which translates to MSVEAKVETAAELALADTDVNWDRLDKARFHIIGAILFTAQSALLHPTLVVKTRMQVDTRLSHMSATSVFKQILKMDGIPGVYRGFGTSAIGSLPGRVLALTSLEVSKDMMFKYTEGSKMPDATRIGIANGVAGMFSNLISCAYYVPLDVTCQRLMVQGLSGTTSCNRPFEVIRKVIQAEGFRGLYRGFGLTALSQSPASALWWGAYGSVQHMIWRSLGYSDKDQQKPSHTEMATVQATAGMMAGALSSVITTPIDTIKTRLQVMDNYGAGRPTVLKTAKTLFEEDGWWGFYRGFGPRFLNMSLYGTTMIVTYELIKRLSIRQE; encoded by the exons ATGTCGGTGGAAGCAAAGGTTGAGACTGCGGCGGAGTTGGCTCTTGCTGATACTGATGTGAACTGGGACAG GTTGGACAAGGCGAGGTTCCATATAATTGGGGCCATTCTCTTCACCGCACAATCAGCCTTACTACACCCAACATTAGTTGTGAAAACCAGAATGCAAGTAGACACTAGACTCTCTCACATGAGTGCAACATCGGTATTTAAACAGATATTAAAGATGGATGGAATACCTGGAGTCTACAGGGGTTTTGGCACTTCTGCAATTGGATCATTGCCAGGTAGGGTCTTGGCTTTGACATCACTTGAAGTTTCAAAGGATATGATGTTCAAGTACACTGAAGGTTCAAAGATGCCTGACGCTACACGTATTGGTATTGCAAATGGAGTGGCGGGCATGTTCTCAAATCTCATTTCTTGTGCATACTATGTACCCTTGGATGTG ACTTGCCAGAGACTAATGGTTCAAGGACTTTCTGGGACTACATCCTGCAACCGACCATTTGAGGTCATACGTAAAGTTATACAGGCTGAAGGTTTTCGTGGTCTGTACAGGGGCTTCGGGCTGACAGCACTGAGCCAGTCGCCAGCATCTGCGCTTTGGTGGGGAGCCTATGGTTCTGTCCAACACATGATCTGGAG GAGTTTGGGCTATAGCGATAAAGACCAACAAAAGCCATCTCATACGGAGATGGCGACAGTTCAGGCAACGGCGGGTATGATGGCTGGTGCTTTGTCCTCTGTCATCACTACTCCTATTGACACAATCAAGACACGACTTCAG GTCATGGATAACTATGGTGCTGGAAGACCAACGGTATTGAAGACAGCAAAGACACTATTTGAAGAAGATGGATGGTGGGGCTTTTACAGAGGATTTGGTCCGCGGTTCTTAAACATGTCACTCTACGGAACTACAATGATAGTCACTTATGAACTAATAA AAAGATTATCTATAAGACAAGAATGA